From Bacteroidales bacterium, one genomic window encodes:
- a CDS encoding GGGtGRT protein, with protein MIRKVNFESQERRMKQVLAALNANGIKDIEEANAICDKYGVDPYKTVEETQPICFENAKWAYVVGAAIALKRGCKGAPEAAEAIGVGLQSFCIPGSVADDRKVGLGHGNLAARLLREETKCFCFLAGHESFAAAEGAIKIADKANKVRKEPLHCILNGLGKDAAQIISRINGFTYVQTEFNYFTSELKVVREIKYSDGNRSKVRCYGADDVREGVAIMWKEGVDVSITGNSTNPTRFQHPVAGTYKKECVEKGKKYFSVASGGGTGRTLHPDNMAAGPASYGMTDTMGRMHSDAQFAGSSSVPAHVEMMGFLGMGNNPMVGATVAVAVDVATALSK; from the coding sequence ATGATTAGAAAAGTAAATTTTGAGAGTCAGGAGCGCAGAATGAAGCAAGTGCTTGCCGCTTTGAATGCCAACGGTATCAAAGACATAGAGGAGGCAAATGCTATCTGCGATAAATATGGTGTGGATCCTTACAAAACAGTTGAGGAGACACAGCCAATTTGCTTTGAAAATGCAAAATGGGCTTATGTAGTTGGAGCTGCAATTGCCTTAAAGAGAGGATGCAAGGGTGCTCCGGAAGCTGCCGAGGCTATTGGAGTTGGTCTGCAGTCTTTCTGTATTCCGGGTTCTGTTGCTGATGACAGAAAAGTTGGTCTTGGACACGGAAATCTTGCTGCGCGCTTGTTAAGAGAGGAGACAAAGTGCTTCTGCTTCTTGGCTGGCCATGAGAGCTTTGCAGCAGCAGAGGGTGCAATTAAAATTGCAGATAAAGCTAATAAAGTTAGAAAGGAACCTCTTCATTGCATTCTTAACGGACTTGGAAAAGATGCCGCTCAAATTATTTCCAGAATCAACGGCTTCACTTATGTTCAGACAGAATTCAATTATTTTACCTCTGAACTTAAGGTAGTTAGAGAGATTAAATATTCTGATGGCAATCGTTCAAAGGTTAGATGCTACGGTGCAGATGATGTTAGAGAGGGAGTTGCAATTATGTGGAAAGAGGGTGTAGATGTTTCAATTACAGGTAATTCTACAAATCCTACAAGATTCCAGCATCCGGTTGCAGGCACATATAAGAAAGAGTGCGTAGAGAAAGGAAAGAAATATTTCTCAGTAGCCAGCGGCGGCGGTACAGGCAGGACTTTGCATCCTGATAACATGGCTGCCGGTCCCGCAAGTTACGGAATGACAGACACTATGGGCCGCATGCACAGCGACGCTCAGTTTGCAGGTTCTTCTTCAGTTCCTGCTCACGTAGAGATGATGGGCTTCCTTGGCATGGGTAACAACCCAATGGTAGGCGCTACCGTTGCTGTTGCAGTTGATGTTGCAACTGCCCTTAGCAAATAG
- the rplD gene encoding 50S ribosomal protein L4, with amino-acid sequence MELALLKKDGTDTGKKVTLDDAVFGIEPNDHAIYLDVKQYLADRRQGTSKTKDRSEVAFSTKKILRQKGSGGARHGSIKSNIYVGGGRAHGPNPRDYDFKLNKKVKQLARFSALSYKAKESAITVVEPFTMEAPKTKEFVQMIKDLKVNPRRVLFVVPESSDNISLSSRNLENVKVATPNTINTYDIMRAYSVVFVDGAQNSLKAEYKR; translated from the coding sequence ATGGAATTAGCATTATTGAAAAAAGACGGAACAGATACCGGAAAGAAGGTAACGCTGGATGATGCAGTGTTTGGAATTGAGCCAAACGATCATGCTATTTATCTGGATGTTAAGCAGTACTTGGCTGATCGCAGACAAGGTACAAGCAAGACTAAAGACAGAAGCGAGGTTGCATTCAGCACAAAGAAAATTCTAAGACAAAAAGGAAGCGGCGGCGCACGTCACGGTTCCATTAAGTCTAACATCTATGTCGGCGGAGGAAGGGCTCACGGTCCAAATCCTAGAGACTATGATTTTAAGTTGAATAAGAAGGTTAAACAACTTGCACGTTTCTCAGCTTTATCTTACAAAGCAAAAGAGTCTGCTATCACAGTTGTTGAGCCATTCACTATGGAAGCTCCTAAGACAAAAGAGTTTGTGCAGATGATTAAAGATCTTAAAGTTAATCCTCGCAGAGTTCTTTTTGTAGTTCCGGAGTCATCAGATAACATAAGCTTGTCTTCCCGCAATTTGGAGAATGTAAAAGTTGCTACACCTAATACTATTAATACGTACGATATCATGCGTGCATATTCAGTTGTATTTGTTGACGGTGCGCAAAATTCTCTTAAAGCAGAATACAAACGTTAA
- the rpsC gene encoding 30S ribosomal protein S3 — protein sequence MGQKTNPISNRLGIIRGWDSNWYGGDDYAAKILEDNKIRKYLTARLANASISKIVIERTLKLITVTIHTAKPGVIIGKGGAEVDKLKEELKKISNKEVQINIFEVKHPEIDANIIANSIARQVEGRVSYRRAIKMAVATTMRLGAEGIKVLISGRLGGAEMARTEMFKEGRTPLHTFRADIDYALAEANTKVGLLGIKVWVCNGEVYGKKDLSPNAGVSANDRARNAGGRGGDDRRGRGPRGDRGDRRPRGDRNDRGERGDRPRTPRAPRAPRPEA from the coding sequence ATGGGACAGAAAACAAATCCAATTAGCAACAGACTTGGAATTATCCGCGGTTGGGATTCCAACTGGTATGGCGGCGATGATTACGCTGCAAAGATTCTGGAAGATAACAAAATCCGCAAGTACTTGACAGCCAGATTGGCTAACGCAAGCATTTCCAAGATTGTTATTGAGAGAACTCTTAAGCTGATAACAGTTACAATTCATACTGCAAAGCCGGGAGTTATTATCGGCAAAGGCGGTGCGGAAGTTGACAAACTAAAAGAAGAGTTGAAGAAGATTTCCAATAAGGAAGTTCAAATCAATATTTTTGAAGTTAAGCATCCGGAGATTGATGCAAACATTATTGCAAACAGTATTGCCCGTCAGGTAGAGGGAAGAGTTTCTTACAGAAGAGCAATCAAGATGGCTGTTGCAACCACCATGAGACTTGGTGCTGAGGGAATTAAGGTTCTTATCAGCGGACGTCTTGGCGGTGCTGAAATGGCCAGAACTGAGATGTTCAAAGAGGGAAGAACTCCTCTTCATACTTTCCGTGCAGATATTGACTATGCGCTTGCAGAGGCAAACACAAAGGTCGGCCTGCTTGGAATTAAAGTATGGGTTTGCAACGGTGAAGTTTACGGAAAGAAAGATCTTTCTCCTAACGCAGGTGTAAGTGCTAATGACAGAGCACGTAACGCCGGCGGACGCGGCGGAGACGACCGCAGGGGAAGAGGTCCTCGCGGAGACAGAGGAGATCGCAGACCTCGCGGAGACAGAAATGACAGAGGCGAGAGAGGCGACAGACCAAGAACTCCAAGAGCGCCAAGAGCTCCAAGACCGGAAGCATAA
- the rplW gene encoding 50S ribosomal protein L23, translated as MGILVKPIVTEKMTAQGDKLSRYGFIVDSSANKIEIRKAVEERYGVTVKEVNTVNYHGKAKSRYTKAGLLSGRANKYKKAYVTLAGEDKIDFYSNI; from the coding sequence ATGGGAATTTTAGTAAAGCCGATAGTAACGGAAAAGATGACGGCACAGGGAGATAAGTTGAGCCGTTATGGTTTCATAGTAGACAGCAGCGCTAACAAGATTGAAATTAGAAAAGCTGTTGAAGAGAGATACGGTGTAACTGTAAAAGAAGTTAATACAGTTAATTACCATGGAAAGGCAAAGAGCCGCTATACAAAGGCGGGTCTATTATCAGGCAGAGCAAATAAGTACAAGAAAGCTTATGTAACTCTTGCCGGTGAGGATAAGATTGATTTCTATAGCAACATTTAG
- a CDS encoding beta-lactamase family protein, giving the protein MKKLFLTIAAFALSVVVYAQPQYLKHVTPAQAGMDAAKLARVDTIMNHAVKVKDIPGGVVAIVRGDKIVYLKAFGHKSVYPTVTPMTTNTVFDLASCSKSVSTAICIMQLMEKGYIKLNDNVDRFIPDYQPYVDPATGEKTDITILDLLTHSSGLPAYVNPSEIEKQYGNDDPKSLIDWIAHCKRDFKPGEKFQYSCLNFITLQNVLQNITGEKLCDYAQKNVFDKLGMEHTTYSPKLQNKTAIMKLVAPTEIQPDSTCLLGEVHDPLARIIGKGNSGNAGVFSSAEDLSLLAAALMNGGAYGGRRILSPQTVKTMTRVPDSVKKLGRSLGWDNYSPYASQLGNFFTPYVTFGHSGYTGTSIAIDPVTKTAVIILAHRVHPRDEGGTVRNSCLIANVVASSIIE; this is encoded by the coding sequence ATGAAAAAATTATTTTTGACGATTGCTGCATTTGCTTTATCTGTAGTAGTTTATGCGCAGCCGCAATATTTAAAACATGTGACTCCGGCCCAGGCGGGCATGGATGCCGCAAAACTTGCGCGGGTGGATACTATTATGAATCACGCAGTTAAAGTAAAAGATATTCCCGGCGGCGTTGTTGCAATTGTCAGAGGAGACAAGATAGTTTATCTAAAAGCATTTGGGCACAAGTCTGTATATCCGACAGTTACGCCCATGACAACTAATACGGTATTTGACCTTGCATCATGCAGCAAATCAGTATCCACTGCAATCTGCATCATGCAGCTAATGGAGAAAGGATATATAAAACTTAATGATAACGTAGATAGATTTATTCCTGATTATCAGCCTTATGTAGACCCCGCTACAGGAGAGAAAACAGACATTACAATTTTGGATTTGCTTACTCATTCCAGCGGTCTGCCCGCTTATGTAAATCCTTCTGAGATAGAAAAGCAGTATGGGAATGACGACCCAAAGAGTTTGATAGATTGGATAGCGCATTGCAAAAGAGATTTCAAACCCGGGGAAAAATTCCAGTATAGCTGTCTGAATTTCATTACATTGCAAAATGTGCTGCAGAATATTACAGGCGAGAAACTTTGTGACTATGCCCAGAAAAATGTTTTTGACAAGCTGGGCATGGAGCACACAACATACAGTCCTAAACTTCAAAATAAAACTGCAATCATGAAGCTGGTTGCTCCAACAGAAATCCAGCCGGACAGTACTTGTCTTTTGGGAGAAGTTCATGACCCTCTTGCGAGAATCATTGGAAAAGGAAATTCCGGGAACGCCGGAGTGTTCTCATCTGCAGAGGATTTATCTCTTCTTGCGGCCGCGCTGATGAACGGCGGAGCTTATGGCGGCAGGAGGATTCTTAGTCCTCAGACAGTGAAGACTATGACTAGAGTTCCCGACAGTGTCAAAAAGCTTGGACGCTCTCTTGGATGGGACAATTACTCACCCTACGCATCACAGCTTGGAAACTTTTTCACCCCTTATGTAACTTTTGGACATTCCGGATACACCGGCACTTCCATAGCAATTGACCCTGTTACAAAAACAGCTGTTATCATTCTTGCCCACAGGGTACACCCGCGCGATGAAGGCGGCACTGTTAGAAATAGCTGCCTGATAGCAAACGTTGTTGCCAGCTCTATTATAGAATAA
- the asnB gene encoding asparagine synthase B has product MCGFVGVFDIDQVKEGDKLREQTLKMSKKIRHRGPDWSGIYCSKKCILSHERLSIIDPQSGKQPLLTKDGKVALAVNGEIYNHQEIRKKYEGKYEFLTNSDCEVILALYREKGVNFLNDLSGIFAFALYDSEKDLYLIARDPIGVIPLYMGYDNAGQFYVASELKALEGVCSSIESFLPGYYFCSKDKKMTKWYSREWTNYDAVKSQPLDVEQAAKQLRVSLESAVKRQLMSDVPYGVLLSGGLDSSIISAIAKKFSARRVETGDAQEAWWPQLHSFAIGLKGAPDLAAAKKVADYIGTVHHEINYTIQEGLDALRDVIYHIETYDVTTVRASTPMYLLARVIKSMGIKMVLSGEGSDEIFGGYLYFHKAPGPKEFHEECIRKISRLHLYDCLRANKSLCAWGVEGRVPFLDKEFMDVAMSLNPRLKMVVNEQNGNAKYIKGLDSVKNPGMEKWILRKAFEDMLPEEIAWRQKEQFSDGVGYSWIDTLKDVTSKAVTDAEMNRAAQRFPINPPRNKEEYYYRSIFEECFPSQTAAKTVPSVPSVACSTAEALAWDASFKNMNEPSGRAMSIHGQAK; this is encoded by the coding sequence ATGTGCGGATTTGTAGGAGTCTTTGATATAGACCAAGTTAAGGAGGGTGATAAATTAAGAGAGCAAACCCTCAAAATGTCCAAAAAAATAAGGCACCGCGGTCCGGACTGGTCCGGAATTTACTGCAGCAAAAAGTGCATTCTTTCTCATGAAAGATTATCCATCATTGACCCTCAGAGCGGGAAGCAGCCGCTGCTTACAAAGGATGGAAAAGTTGCTCTTGCCGTAAATGGAGAAATTTATAACCACCAGGAAATCAGAAAGAAATATGAGGGGAAATATGAATTTCTTACAAACTCAGATTGTGAAGTTATCCTTGCGCTGTACAGAGAAAAAGGAGTAAATTTTTTGAATGATCTCAGCGGAATTTTTGCCTTTGCGCTGTATGATTCTGAAAAAGATTTATACCTGATTGCAAGGGACCCGATTGGTGTCATTCCTTTATATATGGGTTATGACAACGCAGGGCAATTTTATGTAGCCTCTGAGTTAAAGGCGCTTGAAGGAGTTTGTTCATCAATTGAATCTTTTTTGCCGGGGTATTATTTCTGCAGCAAGGATAAAAAGATGACAAAGTGGTATAGCAGAGAGTGGACAAATTATGATGCGGTAAAGTCTCAACCACTTGATGTTGAGCAGGCTGCAAAGCAGCTCAGGGTCTCCCTGGAGAGCGCTGTAAAAAGACAGCTGATGTCTGATGTCCCTTACGGCGTACTTCTGTCGGGAGGATTAGATAGTTCCATAATATCTGCAATTGCAAAGAAATTTTCTGCAAGAAGAGTGGAAACCGGAGATGCGCAAGAGGCGTGGTGGCCTCAGCTTCACTCCTTTGCGATTGGACTTAAGGGAGCTCCCGATTTGGCTGCTGCTAAGAAAGTTGCAGACTATATTGGAACAGTTCATCATGAAATTAATTATACAATTCAAGAGGGCCTTGATGCTTTAAGAGATGTCATCTACCACATAGAAACTTATGATGTTACTACAGTAAGAGCCTCAACTCCAATGTATTTGCTTGCCCGTGTAATAAAATCCATGGGTATAAAAATGGTACTTAGCGGAGAGGGCTCTGATGAAATTTTCGGCGGATACCTTTATTTCCACAAGGCGCCGGGTCCAAAAGAATTTCATGAAGAGTGCATCAGAAAAATTTCCCGCCTTCATTTGTATGACTGCCTGCGTGCTAATAAATCGTTGTGTGCCTGGGGAGTAGAGGGACGTGTTCCTTTTTTGGACAAAGAATTCATGGACGTTGCAATGAGTTTGAACCCTCGTTTGAAAATGGTGGTGAATGAGCAAAACGGGAATGCGAAATATATTAAAGGTCTCGACAGTGTAAAAAATCCGGGAATGGAGAAGTGGATTTTGAGGAAGGCGTTTGAGGATATGTTGCCGGAGGAAATTGCGTGGAGACAGAAAGAGCAATTTTCAGACGGAGTTGGTTACAGCTGGATAGATACTCTGAAGGATGTCACTTCAAAAGCGGTGACCGATGCAGAGATGAACAGAGCCGCCCAAAGGTTCCCAATAAATCCTCCGCGCAACAAAGAGGAATACTATTATAGGAGTATCTTTGAGGAGTGCTTCCCTTCTCAGACGGCCGCAAAGACCGTCCCTTCCGTACCGTCAGTTGCTTGCAGTACCGCTGAGGCGCTGGCCTGGGACGCATCCTTCAAAAACATGAATGAGCCAAGCGGGAGGGCAATGTCCATACACGGCCAAGCAAAATAA
- the cysS gene encoding cysteine--tRNA ligase produces the protein MTRDILIYNTLTRKKEKFTPITPGRVGLYVCGPTVYGEPHLGHARPGVTFDVLVRLFRELGYKVRYVRNITDVGHLEHDSDNGEDKIEKKARLEELEPMEIAQTYTISFHHAMDRLNNFPPSIEPHASGHIIEQIELIKKILDHGFAYITNGSVYFDVAAYNKKYHYGELSGRNLDDMMTNTRVLDGQDEKRSPADFALWKKAQPEHIMRWPSPWSDGFPGWHLECSAMGEKYLGKEFDIHGGGMDLMFPHHECEIAQNKAERGTGGVHYWMHNNMITINGQKMGKSLGNFITLNELFTGSHKLLAQAYTPMTIRFFILQAHYRGTLDFSNEALQAAEKGYKRMMQAAKDVKSLKVSDVANAGKAVVSNAAAQENKSAEQKTLMQQLQDLYNNIYDALCDDLNTPVALSYLFEAVRIVNSAKDGKVAVGSKEKEMLEKIFSEFAIDILGLKDEEDGAAGNGGSKVVEGLMKLVLDERKDAREKKEWAKSDVIRDTLNNLGIKIKDNKDGGTDWSLE, from the coding sequence ATGACTAGAGATATTCTGATTTACAACACTTTAACCAGGAAAAAAGAAAAATTTACACCAATTACTCCGGGGAGAGTAGGGTTATATGTTTGCGGACCAACCGTCTATGGGGAACCTCATCTTGGACATGCAAGGCCGGGTGTTACATTTGACGTTCTTGTAAGGCTATTCAGAGAACTTGGCTACAAGGTCCGTTATGTTAGAAATATAACTGACGTGGGCCATCTTGAGCATGACAGTGATAACGGAGAGGATAAAATTGAGAAGAAGGCGCGTCTGGAAGAACTTGAGCCAATGGAAATTGCACAGACTTACACTATAAGTTTCCATCATGCAATGGACAGGTTGAATAATTTTCCTCCAAGCATTGAACCCCATGCATCAGGTCATATTATTGAGCAAATAGAGCTTATTAAAAAAATCCTGGACCATGGATTTGCTTATATAACAAATGGTTCTGTCTATTTTGACGTTGCTGCGTACAACAAGAAATATCATTACGGAGAACTGAGCGGAAGAAATTTGGATGATATGATGACCAATACCAGAGTGTTGGACGGCCAGGATGAAAAGCGCAGCCCCGCAGATTTTGCATTGTGGAAAAAGGCTCAGCCAGAGCATATTATGAGGTGGCCTTCTCCTTGGAGCGACGGCTTCCCGGGATGGCATCTGGAGTGCTCCGCGATGGGTGAAAAGTATTTAGGAAAAGAGTTTGATATTCACGGCGGCGGAATGGATTTGATGTTCCCTCACCATGAGTGTGAGATAGCTCAGAACAAAGCTGAGCGCGGAACCGGCGGCGTGCATTATTGGATGCACAACAACATGATTACTATCAACGGCCAGAAAATGGGCAAGTCTCTTGGCAATTTCATTACTCTGAATGAGCTGTTTACGGGCAGTCATAAATTGCTTGCTCAAGCTTATACCCCAATGACCATCAGGTTCTTTATTCTTCAGGCACATTACCGCGGAACGTTGGATTTCAGCAATGAAGCGCTTCAAGCCGCGGAGAAGGGATATAAGAGAATGATGCAGGCTGCAAAGGATGTAAAATCCCTAAAAGTTTCTGATGTTGCAAATGCCGGAAAAGCTGTGGTTTCAAACGCAGCTGCTCAGGAGAACAAATCTGCGGAGCAAAAAACTTTAATGCAGCAGCTTCAGGATTTATACAATAATATTTATGATGCTCTTTGCGATGATTTAAATACTCCGGTTGCGCTTTCATATCTATTTGAGGCTGTGAGAATTGTAAACTCCGCAAAGGATGGAAAAGTTGCCGTGGGAAGCAAGGAAAAAGAGATGCTGGAGAAGATTTTTTCTGAGTTCGCGATAGATATCCTTGGACTTAAGGATGAAGAAGATGGTGCGGCAGGAAACGGCGGCTCAAAAGTTGTTGAGGGGCTGATGAAACTTGTGCTGGATGAGAGAAAAGATGCGCGTGAAAAGAAAGAGTGGGCAAAAAGCGATGTCATAAGAGACACTCTTAACAATCTGGGTATCAAAATAAAGGACAATAAAGACGGCGGAACAGACTGGAGTCTGGAATAA
- the rplC gene encoding 50S ribosomal protein L3, translating to MPGLIGKKIGMTSVFGADGKNIPCTVIEAGPCVVTQIRTEEKDGYCAVQLAYDEKKEKHTSAPLMGHFKKANTTPKRKLVEFENDYSKELKLGDSINVSDVFKDADTWVDVTGISKGKGFQGVVKRHGFAGVGGQTHGQDDRLRAPGSMGASSWPSRVFKGKRLAGHMGGDRVKILNLKVIKVIPENNLLLVKGSIPGASGSYVIVEG from the coding sequence ATGCCTGGATTAATTGGCAAAAAAATCGGAATGACATCCGTTTTCGGTGCTGACGGGAAGAATATTCCTTGCACCGTTATTGAAGCTGGTCCGTGTGTTGTTACGCAGATTCGTACAGAAGAAAAAGATGGTTATTGCGCTGTACAACTTGCCTATGACGAGAAAAAAGAGAAACACACCAGCGCCCCTCTTATGGGACACTTTAAAAAGGCAAATACCACTCCTAAGCGTAAGCTTGTTGAGTTTGAGAATGATTACTCAAAGGAGCTTAAGCTAGGTGATTCTATCAATGTATCAGACGTTTTCAAAGATGCTGATACTTGGGTTGATGTTACCGGAATTTCTAAAGGTAAAGGCTTCCAGGGCGTTGTAAAACGTCATGGATTTGCAGGAGTCGGCGGCCAGACACATGGCCAGGACGACAGGTTAAGAGCACCCGGTTCTATGGGCGCATCTTCTTGGCCTTCTAGAGTGTTCAAAGGTAAGAGATTGGCAGGACACATGGGCGGAGACAGAGTTAAGATTTTGAATCTTAAAGTCATCAAAGTCATTCCTGAAAACAATCTGCTATTGGTTAAAGGTTCTATACCGGGAGCTTCCGGTTCTTATGTAATTGTGGAGGGTTAG
- the ssb gene encoding single-stranded DNA-binding protein — protein MERTLNKVEIKGNVGAEPKITNLENGSQVVRFSVATHETFKAKDGQFKEETTWHNIVAWATKNMPDFLTIKKGSFVEITGRLKYSKYKAKSGEDKYVTEIIALRMAIAPSAALATAGFNTATAEPAAASNIELEGAPM, from the coding sequence ATGGAAAGAACTTTAAACAAAGTAGAAATCAAAGGGAATGTGGGAGCGGAACCCAAAATTACAAATTTGGAAAATGGTTCTCAAGTTGTAAGATTTTCTGTTGCTACGCATGAGACTTTTAAGGCAAAAGACGGTCAGTTCAAAGAGGAAACAACCTGGCACAACATTGTCGCCTGGGCTACCAAGAACATGCCCGATTTTCTCACAATCAAAAAGGGCTCATTTGTAGAAATTACGGGAAGATTAAAGTATTCCAAGTATAAGGCAAAAAGCGGAGAGGATAAGTATGTAACTGAAATTATTGCTTTGAGGATGGCAATAGCTCCCTCTGCGGCACTTGCAACAGCTGGTTTTAACACGGCAACAGCAGAACCTGCCGCCGCATCAAACATTGAACTGGAGGGTGCCCCCATGTAA
- the rplB gene encoding 50S ribosomal protein L2: MAVRKFKPVTPGTRNKIISAFDEITCHVPDKSLLAPKKSTGGRNNEGKMTMRYIGGGHKQMYRIVDFLRNKDNYKATVKTIEYDPNRSARIALVVYEDGEKRYIIAPKGLKVGQKIASGPGVAPEVGNTVLLSEVPLGTMLHNIELIPGQGGAMARSAGCYAQIIAREGNHAVLKLPSGETRMVLVTCRATVGIVSNPDHNLESHGKAGRKRWLGVRPRNRGVVMNPVDHPMGGGEGRASGGHPRSRKGIPAKGYKTRNPKKTSKKFIIERRKK, encoded by the coding sequence ATGGCAGTACGTAAATTTAAACCGGTAACACCCGGTACTAGAAATAAGATAATCAGCGCATTTGATGAAATCACTTGCCACGTTCCGGATAAGTCTCTGCTTGCTCCTAAAAAGAGCACAGGCGGCCGTAACAATGAGGGTAAGATGACAATGCGCTATATTGGCGGCGGACATAAACAAATGTATCGTATTGTAGACTTCCTTAGAAACAAGGATAACTACAAGGCAACCGTCAAAACAATTGAATATGATCCAAACCGCAGTGCAAGAATTGCGCTTGTGGTTTATGAAGATGGAGAGAAACGTTACATTATTGCTCCAAAGGGTTTGAAGGTTGGGCAGAAGATTGCTTCCGGTCCCGGCGTTGCACCTGAGGTTGGCAATACAGTACTTCTTTCTGAAGTTCCTCTTGGAACTATGCTTCACAACATTGAGCTTATCCCCGGACAGGGAGGTGCTATGGCACGCAGCGCAGGTTGTTATGCTCAGATAATTGCAAGAGAAGGTAACCATGCAGTTCTTAAATTGCCTTCAGGCGAGACAAGAATGGTACTTGTAACTTGCAGAGCTACAGTTGGTATAGTTTCAAATCCTGACCATAACCTGGAGTCTCACGGTAAAGCGGGACGCAAGAGATGGCTTGGAGTTAGACCAAGAAACAGAGGCGTTGTTATGAACCCAGTTGATCACCCTATGGGTGGTGGTGAAGGACGTGCCTCAGGAGGACATCCTAGAAGTAGAAAGGGCATTCCTGCAAAGGGTTACAAGACAAGGAATCCTAAGAAGACTTCTAAGAAGTTTATTATTGAAAGAAGGAAAAAGTAA